The Sneathiella limimaris region GGTGGTATAAATTTCAGTGTTAAGCTACTGTAATAGCATATATTTTCTTTAACGTTTTGGATGCGGGGGCAGGATTTGAACCTGCAGTCTTCAGGCTATGATCTTGATTAGACCAAAATCAAATAATCAAAATAGATAATTTTTAAAGAGCAGCCTGTCTACCCACCATATCCGAAGAACTCCAATCCTTGACGGAAACGGGTACATGCTTTAAATATAATGATGCAATTACATCATATTCGATAACATTGTAGCCAAAGCATCTTTTTATATGAGGGCGGTGTTATGACACTACAGCAGCAGGCGATAGACACGGATGATAAAGTAATCCTGGCCAAAGCCGCCAAGAATGCCGCCTCTAATCTGGGGATCCCGCTTGAGGAACTGGCCAAGATCATTGGACGGGATCGGACAGCCATCAATCGCGGCATTGACCCTGCAACCAAGGCAGGGGAATTGGCTCTTCTCTTTGTCCGCTGCTATCGCGCCCTGCATACGCTGGTCGGCGGAGATCCCAAAAACATGAAGCACTGGTTTGGGACACGCAACAAACATCTAAACGGTGTTCCAAGAGAGCTCGTAAAGACCGTGCAGGGACTGAATAGCGTCCTCATTTACCTGGACGGCATGCGTGGAAAGGTCTGAGTGGAAAGAGGTTCTGAGCCAGGCTCATCCCGAGACCCTTACTGGTCTCTTATGGCGCGTTGTTGAAGACCAGTCAGAAATAGCCAGGGCCCTAAGCAGATACTCAACGCTCACCGCAGTTCCATAACTGAAGAACATTTGAAAGATAAAATTTTGTAGCGGTAAATAGAGCTAGACAGTAATCAAAATGAACTACGGACAGTGAACAAAACTAAATTGCTCTTGATTTGCCTGGTTTATGGTGACAGAGATATCCTTAAAGTAATGGCCAATAATGAACTGCAATAACTGTTGGAGAGCACTCTCAACATTAACTAAATGCAGTGAAATACCAGTCTCTCTCAAGTCTTCTGAAAGCAACCAACCAGTCCATAGGTCAACATCCGATTTGACTCGATCATTGTCTGACCATCCACAAATATTTCAGAGATTTCTTCCTTTTGGGCGAGTTCCATGACTCTGTTCCAACGCTCTTTAACGATACACAAGTCATCAAAAGCAAACACACTGGATTCCGATTTGATAAAAACAGCAGGCTTCTTCATTTACGGCACCTTAATCAAGAAACTCTTGTTAAGTTTCGAGATCCTTCACTACTCAATACAAATAAAAACTCTCGCTTTTCCTTATTAAAACGCAAGGCCAAACAAGAGGTATTTTCAGCGCCCCTCAAAATGTGAAAAAGTTTCTACTTTAGGAATGTTTCAGTTGCAACAAATTTTATTTTCGTAAAATTTAATATATAAACTGCCTGTTGATTGAAGAAGATCAACGCATTGATACAACATTGGAAACTTGATTTTCAGACTGCTCTATATTTGGAAGATATAGCTTAATTGTCGTCCCCTTACCCAATTCAGAATTAATATCTATGTGGCCTTGAGATTCTTTCACAAACCCATACACCATACTTAAACCCAATCCCGTCCCTTTTCCGGCCTCCTTGGTCGTGAAGAACGGCTCAAAGACCTTCTTGACCGTCTCGGGGCTCATACCTGACCCAGTATCAGAGATTGACAGCTCCAAATATGAGCCAGGAGACAACTCTTCCATAAGTAGACTTTCAGGTTCAGTAGCCTCATACCGTCTAAGACCCAAAGTAACAGAACCCCCATATGGCATTGCATCTCGCGCATTGACCACCATGTTAATGAGTGCATTTTCAAGCATCACCCGGTCAACCTTGCAATGGCCAGTGTTCGGTTCAATGTCAGTTCTTAACTCAATCGTTTCATCAATAGTTCGCCGCAAGATGGAAACTGTATTCTTAATTTCCTCCTCTAGAGCGGTAATTGTTGGCTCTAATTTTTGTCGACGGGCAAAGGTCAACATACTCCGCGTTAATTTTGCCCCCTTTTCTGTCGCCATCAGGATTGTATCCAGCATGCGACGATTTTGACCGTCCTCAAACTCGTCTTTTTCTGAAAGGAGTTCCGCATTTCCTTGAATGATGGCCAACAAATTGTTGAAGTCATGTGCCGCTCCACTTGTTAACTGACCAAAAGCTTCCATCTTTTGAGATTGGCGAAGTTTATCTTCCATCAGGCGCTGTTCTGTTACATCCTGCGCCACACCAAACAGAGTAGAAACACTTCCCTCTCCATCGACGTTAGGGACAATTTTACCCGCCACCCATATTTTCTTGCCGGTATCAAGAGTGAGCGTAACTTCATAAGGTTTCTCCGCTCGACTTAGAATGGCCGCCTGCTGAATAGATTGGAAATTCTCCAGATCCTCAGACCCCATTAAATCAAATACGGATTGAGGCGTATATCCCTTGGTATTCGGAGAAAAATTCAACAATTTTAAGATGGACTGTGAAAAATGAACGCGATCCTCTTGACTGTCTTCATTTAGATTAGTCCGCCAATGACCTGCCTTGGAGATTGACTGAGCAAGCTCCAGTTCTTTCTCTTTCTGCAGCAGGAGGTCCTTGTCTCTGTTTGTTCTTATTTCAAAACGTCTAATTAAGAAGTAGATGATACCAGCCGTTGCCAGAACAAAAAATGAACCCTTGAAGTTCTGAGCGATGTCTTTGTAGTCGTGAAGGAGGACCTCTACGGCTCGGTCGGATCCAAAAATCCAGATGAGAGAAATCAAGAGGTATAAAAGCGCAACCTTTGCCGCAAAGCTGAGTTTCATTTCATTTTCTCTGTCAAGAAC contains the following coding sequences:
- a CDS encoding MbcA/ParS/Xre antitoxin family protein; this translates as MTLQQQAIDTDDKVILAKAAKNAASNLGIPLEELAKIIGRDRTAINRGIDPATKAGELALLFVRCYRALHTLVGGDPKNMKHWFGTRNKHLNGVPRELVKTVQGLNSVLIYLDGMRGKV
- a CDS encoding ATP-binding protein, encoding MKLSFAAKVALLYLLISLIWIFGSDRAVEVLLHDYKDIAQNFKGSFFVLATAGIIYFLIRRFEIRTNRDKDLLLQKEKELELAQSISKAGHWRTNLNEDSQEDRVHFSQSILKLLNFSPNTKGYTPQSVFDLMGSEDLENFQSIQQAAILSRAEKPYEVTLTLDTGKKIWVAGKIVPNVDGEGSVSTLFGVAQDVTEQRLMEDKLRQSQKMEAFGQLTSGAAHDFNNLLAIIQGNAELLSEKDEFEDGQNRRMLDTILMATEKGAKLTRSMLTFARRQKLEPTITALEEEIKNTVSILRRTIDETIELRTDIEPNTGHCKVDRVMLENALINMVVNARDAMPYGGSVTLGLRRYEATEPESLLMEELSPGSYLELSISDTGSGMSPETVKKVFEPFFTTKEAGKGTGLGLSMVYGFVKESQGHIDINSELGKGTTIKLYLPNIEQSENQVSNVVSMR